Genomic window (Chitinophagaceae bacterium):
ATCTTTTTAATATGAAAATCTTTGCTTATTTTATGAACAGCTTAGGAGCATTTAAAGTGGATAGACGAAAAAAAAATATCCATTATTTAGAGGCACTCAAAATGTATTCTAAAGAAATTATCAAATACGGATGTCATAATTTATTCTTCCCTGGCGGAACTCGCTCTCGCTCAGGAGCAATAGAAGAAAACCTCAAGCTGGGGCTTTTAAGCACCACTCTCATTGCCCAAAGGGAACTTATAGAAGAATCTCTAAGTTCAGATCAAAAACCACGCAAAATCTTTATTGTCCCTGTGGTAATCAATTACCACTTTGTCTTGGAAGCCCCTACTCTTATAAAAGAATATCTTTCCCAGCATGCAAAGGAATCTTTTTATAAAGAGGAGGATGAATTTTCTACCTCTTATAAAATTCTCAAGTTCATTTTGAAATTTTTTACGAAGGGTTCGGATATATCCGTAAATATTTGTAAACCAATAGATGTCTTTGGCAACTATATTGATAAACAAGGAAATAGTATTGATAAACAGGGGAATACTATTGATATAAAAGATTATTTTTTATTTCAGAAAGAGATGATTTTTAATGCCCAAAGGGAAAACCAATATGCCTTATTGCTCTCTAAAAAAATCGTCCAAGAATATCACAAAAATAATACTATTTTTTCCAGTCATTTAGTAGCCTTCCTTGCTTACGAAATTATTAAAAAACGAAACCAAAATTTAGATGTCTATGACCTTTTGCGCCTCAACGAAGATGATTTAGTGATAGAGTATGACTTTTTTAGAGAAAAAATTATCTCTCTTCTACAACATATAATGAGTACAAATAATGAAATACAGTATTCAGATTATTTAAAAAAAACACCCGATGATATTATTAATCATGGTATCTATAATTGCGGGCTGTATCACATAAACAGACCTGTACTAAAGAATAAACAAGGAAATATAACTACGCAAGATATGTCTCTCTTATATTATTATCATAATAGAATGAAGGGTTATGAAATGGAGCAATATGTATAATAATAACCCTGTTGGCGTAATTGGAACGGGAAGCTTTGGAATAGTTATTGCCAATATTATTGCAAAAAAACGAAAAGTATTCCTCTATGCACGAAACCAAGAAAGACAAAATGAATTGGAGCAAGCCCGCTCACAAACCCTTCATAAAAATATAATAATCACCACTAATATTCAGTATGTTTTAGGGGAATGTTCTACTATTTTTCCTATTATTCCTTCCTTACATTTTAGGGATAGCGTAAGGAAAATGAGTCCTTTCTTAAAACCCTACCATATACTGATACACGGCACAAAGGGTTTTGATACAATGCAATCCAAAAAAGAATTTAAAAAAAATGATATCCTGAGCCGTCATCAGATAAAGACAATGAGTGAGGTGATTACGGAGGAAACTTCTGTGGTAAGGATAGGATGCTTATCCGGTCCCAATCTTGCCAAAGAGATGCAACAAAAACTTCCCGCCGCATCCGTTATAGCGAGCCATTTTGACGAAGTCATTACAGAGGGAATACAAATTCTTAAAAACGATACATTTATAGTATTTGGAAACAAGGATTTATTGGGAGTAGAACTCTGCGGCTCTCTGAAAAATATCATAGCCATAGGAGCAGGTCTCATATATGGACTTTCTTTTGGAGAAAATGCAAAAGCATCCCTCATAAGCAGGGGATTAGTGGAGAT
Coding sequences:
- a CDS encoding 1-acyl-sn-glycerol-3-phosphate acyltransferase encodes the protein MAKRIYNKVIPKSNDWAIVQLSRNRKEFNQKVIDQTLQVLNNDKERVRPMRDEILVTCNRELLRIKRNKWKIDPLDDTFFWQNVKKKIEESSSLPLEVQEKIDREIQESIIKRYVNEISGDFQNSHYQFAKRVATFGFARLLNAVRVKGFFSLFSKQLDLGDKIIVSGEVESLRELSTMGTIVMVPTHFSNLDSALIGWVIQYLGLPPFIYGAGLNLFNMKIFAYFMNSLGAFKVDRRKKNIHYLEALKMYSKEIIKYGCHNLFFPGGTRSRSGAIEENLKLGLLSTTLIAQRELIEESLSSDQKPRKIFIVPVVINYHFVLEAPTLIKEYLSQHAKESFYKEEDEFSTSYKILKFILKFFTKGSDISVNICKPIDVFGNYIDKQGNSIDKQGNTIDIKDYFLFQKEMIFNAQRENQYALLLSKKIVQEYHKNNTIFSSHLVAFLAYEIIKKRNQNLDVYDLLRLNEDDLVIEYDFFREKIISLLQHIMSTNNEIQYSDYLKKTPDDIINHGIYNCGLYHINRPVLKNKQGNITTQDMSLLYYYHNRMKGYEMEQYV
- a CDS encoding NAD(P)H-dependent glycerol-3-phosphate dehydrogenase, whose amino-acid sequence is MKWSNMYNNNPVGVIGTGSFGIVIANIIAKKRKVFLYARNQERQNELEQARSQTLHKNIIITTNIQYVLGECSTIFPIIPSLHFRDSVRKMSPFLKPYHILIHGTKGFDTMQSKKEFKKNDILSRHQIKTMSEVITEETSVVRIGCLSGPNLAKEMQQKLPAASVIASHFDEVITEGIQILKNDTFIVFGNKDLLGVELCGSLKNIIAIGAGLIYGLSFGENAKASLISRGLVEMMYIGKVMGANTKSFMGLAGVGDIIATCSSTTSRNFTVGVRLAKGEKIEDIIGSIHEVAEGVKTIDTIIALSKYYKIRCPISEVLFKIIHREMSVSDASHFLMRFSSKDEIGFID